The Bradyrhizobium ottawaense genome window below encodes:
- a CDS encoding 3-deoxy-manno-octulosonate cytidylyltransferase — MIDPRILVLIPARMAATRLPGKPLADIAGLPMIVHVLRRAEAAAIGRVAVATDTPEIASVVTAHGGEAVMTSPTHPSGSDRIHEAMQKLDPDGKAEIVVNLQGDFPTITIDNIREVLPPLQDPAVDIATLASQIHTEEEDLAPSVVKAIGTSLGGKRMRALYFTRATAPTGDGPRYHHIGLYAYRRAALERYVSLPPSPLELQEKLEQLRALEAGMRIDFTIVDTVPRGVDTPADLETARSILSKS, encoded by the coding sequence ATGATCGATCCTCGCATCCTGGTGCTGATCCCGGCCCGCATGGCCGCCACCCGCCTGCCCGGCAAGCCACTCGCCGATATCGCGGGATTGCCGATGATCGTGCACGTGCTGCGCCGCGCCGAGGCCGCGGCAATCGGCCGGGTCGCGGTCGCGACCGATACGCCCGAGATCGCTTCGGTCGTGACGGCCCATGGCGGCGAGGCTGTGATGACCAGCCCCACACACCCCTCCGGCTCCGACCGCATCCACGAGGCCATGCAGAAGCTCGATCCGGACGGCAAGGCCGAGATCGTGGTCAATCTGCAGGGCGATTTCCCCACGATCACGATCGACAACATCCGCGAGGTGCTGCCGCCGCTGCAGGACCCGGCCGTGGACATAGCGACACTGGCCTCGCAGATCCACACCGAGGAGGAGGACCTCGCCCCGAGCGTCGTGAAGGCGATCGGAACCTCGCTCGGCGGCAAGCGCATGCGTGCACTTTATTTCACCCGCGCCACCGCGCCGACCGGCGATGGACCGCGTTACCACCATATCGGCCTCTATGCCTATCGCCGCGCCGCGCTGGAGCGTTACGTTTCGCTGCCGCCCTCGCCGCTGGAATTGCAGGAGAAGCTCGAACAGCTCCGGGCGCTCGAGGCCGGAATGCGCATCGACTTCACCATCGTCGACACCGTCCCCCGCGGGGTCGACACGCCGGCGGACCTGGAAACCGCCCGCAGCATCCTTTCCAAATCCTGA
- a CDS encoding prephenate dehydratase: protein MSKMKIAFQGEPGANSHIAIVEAYPDAEPMPCATFEDALSAISSGEADLGMIPIENSVAGRVADIHHLLPASGLFIIGEWFLPVRHQLMAVKGTKLDDIKSVESHVHALGQCRRIIRKLGVKPIVHADTAGSARDISERKDKTVAAIASRLAAKIYGLDILAEDIEDEAHNTTRFVVLAREPKWAAQGSGPLVTTFVFRVRNLPAALYKALGGFATNGVNMTKLESYMVDGNFFATQFYADVDGHPEDKGLAFAIEELKFFSREFRIVGVYPGHPFRATFSEAQQD from the coding sequence ATGAGCAAGATGAAGATCGCATTCCAGGGCGAGCCCGGGGCCAATTCCCACATCGCCATCGTCGAGGCCTATCCCGACGCCGAGCCGATGCCCTGCGCCACCTTCGAGGACGCGCTGTCGGCGATCTCCTCCGGCGAGGCCGATCTCGGCATGATCCCGATCGAGAATTCGGTCGCGGGCCGTGTTGCCGATATCCATCACCTCTTGCCGGCCTCCGGCCTTTTCATCATCGGCGAATGGTTTTTGCCGGTCCGGCATCAGCTGATGGCGGTGAAGGGCACCAAGCTCGACGACATCAAGAGCGTCGAGAGCCATGTGCATGCGCTCGGCCAATGCCGGCGCATCATCCGCAAGCTCGGCGTCAAGCCGATCGTGCATGCCGACACCGCCGGCAGCGCTCGCGACATCTCCGAGCGCAAGGACAAGACGGTGGCCGCGATCGCCTCCCGCCTCGCCGCCAAGATCTACGGCCTCGACATCCTCGCGGAGGACATCGAGGACGAGGCGCACAACACCACCCGCTTCGTGGTGCTGGCGCGCGAGCCGAAATGGGCCGCCCAAGGCTCCGGCCCGCTGGTCACGACTTTTGTGTTCCGGGTGCGCAATTTGCCGGCCGCGCTCTACAAGGCGCTCGGCGGCTTTGCCACCAACGGCGTCAACATGACCAAGCTCGAAAGCTACATGGTCGACGGCAATTTCTTCGCAACGCAGTTTTATGCCGACGTCGACGGCCACCCCGAGGACAAGGGCCTCGCCTTCGCGATCGAGGAGCTGAAATTCTTCTCGCGCGAATTCCGCATCGTCGGCGTGTATCCCGGCCACCCCTTCCGCGCCACGTTCAGCGAAGCGCAGCAGGATTAG
- a CDS encoding LLM class flavin-dependent oxidoreductase: protein MIPLSVLDLSVVTTGTRPAAALRNSIDLARHVDGLGYVRYWLAEHHNLASVASPAPDVMIGQIAAVTKHIRVGSGGVMLPNHAPLVVAERFKMLEALFPGRIDLGLGRAPGTDGATAYALRSRLDRREGDDFLERLHELILWETREFPAGHPYHNVVAMPDDTKLPPIWLLGSSDYSSELAAQVGMGFAFAHHFASHDAVDAMVHYRNRFQPSAWRASPQAILAVAVVTADTDEEAERLASSFDLNRLRRDRGQYLPLPSVEEAQAYPYSDSERTSILRNRSRLFVGSPATVRKKLQPLIDASKPDELMAITAVYDHEARKKSYSLLAEAFGLKATA from the coding sequence ATGATCCCGCTCTCAGTCCTCGACCTCTCCGTCGTCACCACAGGCACCAGGCCCGCCGCGGCGCTGCGCAACAGCATCGACCTGGCGCGCCATGTCGATGGGCTCGGCTATGTCCGCTACTGGCTCGCCGAGCATCACAACCTCGCCTCGGTCGCGAGTCCCGCGCCAGACGTCATGATCGGCCAGATCGCGGCGGTGACGAAGCATATCCGCGTCGGCTCCGGCGGGGTGATGCTGCCCAACCACGCCCCGCTGGTCGTCGCCGAGCGATTCAAGATGCTGGAGGCGCTGTTTCCCGGCCGTATCGACCTCGGCCTTGGCCGGGCGCCCGGCACCGATGGCGCCACCGCCTATGCGCTCCGGAGCCGGCTCGACCGCCGCGAGGGCGATGATTTCCTGGAGCGGCTGCACGAGCTGATTCTGTGGGAGACCCGTGAATTCCCCGCAGGGCACCCCTACCACAACGTCGTCGCCATGCCCGACGACACCAAGCTGCCGCCGATCTGGCTGCTCGGCTCCAGCGATTATTCCTCGGAATTGGCGGCACAGGTCGGCATGGGCTTCGCCTTCGCGCATCATTTCGCGTCCCACGACGCGGTCGACGCGATGGTGCATTACCGCAACCGCTTCCAGCCCTCGGCCTGGCGTGCGAGCCCGCAAGCGATCCTCGCGGTCGCCGTCGTCACCGCCGATACCGATGAGGAGGCCGAACGCCTTGCCAGCTCGTTCGACCTCAACCGGCTGCGCCGCGACCGCGGTCAATATCTGCCGCTGCCGAGCGTCGAGGAGGCCCAGGCCTATCCTTACTCCGACTCCGAGCGCACCTCGATCCTCCGCAACCGTTCCCGCCTGTTCGTCGGCAGCCCCGCGACGGTACGGAAGAAACTGCAGCCGCTGATCGACGCGAGCAAGCCGGACGAGCTGATGGCGATCACAGCGGTGTACGATCACGAGGCGCGGAAGAAGTCGTATTCGCTGCTCGCCGAGGCGTTCGGGCTTAAAGCGACCGCGTAA
- the metF gene encoding methylenetetrahydrofolate reductase [NAD(P)H] encodes MTDLTIPARADGQDGHLKRPAISFEFFPPKTEDMERNLWETINRLAPLDPKFVSVTYGAGGSTRERTHSTIARILKETALLPAAHLTCVGASRGEIDEIVDRYHEVGVRHIVGLRGDPAGGIGTPYASHPDGYQSSAELVAGIKKRHADIEVSVSAYPEKHPEARDFDDDIDTLQAKVDAGATRAITQVFFDNDLYFRYLDRVRVRGINIPIVPGIMPMHNFKQARNFVTRAGTTVPDWFAAKFEGLDEDAETRKLVAATVAAGQVQKLAKHGVDTFHFYTMNRADLVFAISHLLGIRAKSAQKAA; translated from the coding sequence ATGACCGATCTGACGATTCCTGCCCGAGCCGACGGGCAAGACGGGCACCTGAAGCGGCCTGCGATCTCCTTCGAGTTCTTTCCACCCAAGACGGAAGATATGGAGCGCAATCTCTGGGAGACCATCAACCGGCTCGCTCCGCTCGACCCGAAATTCGTCTCGGTGACCTACGGCGCCGGCGGCTCGACCCGCGAGCGCACCCATTCGACCATCGCCCGTATCCTGAAAGAGACCGCCCTGCTGCCGGCGGCGCACCTGACCTGCGTCGGTGCCTCGCGCGGCGAGATCGACGAGATCGTCGACCGCTATCACGAGGTCGGCGTCCGCCATATCGTGGGCCTGCGCGGCGATCCCGCCGGCGGCATCGGCACGCCCTATGCCAGCCATCCCGACGGCTATCAGAGCTCGGCCGAGCTCGTCGCGGGGATCAAGAAGCGGCATGCCGACATCGAAGTGTCCGTGTCGGCCTATCCCGAGAAGCACCCCGAAGCGCGCGACTTCGATGATGATATCGACACGCTGCAGGCCAAGGTCGATGCCGGCGCGACGCGCGCGATCACCCAGGTGTTCTTCGACAACGACCTCTACTTCCGCTATCTCGACCGCGTGCGGGTGCGCGGCATCAACATTCCGATCGTGCCGGGCATCATGCCCATGCACAATTTCAAGCAGGCCCGCAATTTCGTGACGCGCGCCGGCACCACCGTGCCGGACTGGTTCGCCGCGAAATTCGAAGGCCTCGACGAGGACGCCGAGACCCGCAAGCTGGTGGCCGCAACCGTCGCGGCCGGCCAGGTGCAGAAGCTCGCCAAGCACGGCGTCGACACTTTCCATTTCTACACCATGAACCGCGCCGATCTCGTGTTCGCGATCAGCCATCTGCTCGGCATTCGCGCCAAGAGCGCCCAGAAAGCGGCCTGA
- the metH gene encoding methionine synthase, translating into MTVPVSAKRTALLNAARERILVLDGAMGTMIQNLQFDEAAFRGERFKDFHRDLRGNNDLLILTQPQAIEDIHAAYLRAGADIVATNTFSTTSIAQADYDLTDIVYEMAREGARLAGNAARRVEAEDGKPRFVAGAIGPTNRTASISPDVSNPGYRAVTFDDLRKSYGEQINGMLDGGVDLLLVETIFDTLNAKAALYAIAEITEARGIDMPVMVSGTITDKSGRLLSGQMPEAFWNSVRHAKPVTIGFNCALGAEDLRAHIADIGRVADTLVCAYPNAGLPNEFGQYDETPEYMARLVGEFAASGLVNIVGGCCGTTPEHIAAIAASVAPHKPRIVPEIEPRLRLSGLEPFILTDAIPFVNVGERTNVTGSARFRKLITAGDYTAALQVARDQVENGAQIIDVNMDEGLLDSEAAMVTFLNLVAAEPDIARVPVMVDSSKFSVIEAGLKCVQGKPVVNSISMKEGEEKFIFEAKIARRHGAAVVVMAFDEVGQADTFARKTEICKRAYDILVNKVGFPPEDIIFDPNVFAIATGIEEHNNYGVDFIEATRWIRQNLPGAHISGGVSNLSFSFRGNEPVREAMHSVFLYHAIKAGMDMGIVNAGQMIVYDDIDAELRQTCEDVVLNRDPGASERLLALAEKFRGNKTQTKEADLAWREWPVAKRLSHSLVHGITEFIEQDTEEARKASSRPLDVIEGPLMAGMNVVGDLFGDGKMFLPQVVKSARVMKQAVAWLMPFMEEEKARNLANGIGTEGSSSAGKIVLATVKGDVHDIGKNIVGIVLQCNNFEVIDLGVMVPAARIVETVKAEKADIVGLSGLITPSLDEMAFFAGELQREGLKLPLLIGGATTSRVHTAVKIDPSYRAGPVVHVNDASRAVGVASSLLSPEKREAYAAEVRAEYAKISEAHLRAQADKKRLKLAAARANRVPVDFAKNKPVKPTFLGIRSFDDYDLTELVDCIDWTPFFQTWELAGRFPAILDDAKVGEVARSLYDDARKMLDTIVKEKWFRARATIGFWPANADGDDIAVYADESRTKKIATLHTLRQQLEKREGRFNAALADFVAPAGVPDYVGGFVVTAGIGEDAVADRFKMANDDYSSILCKALADRLAEAFAERMHSRVRREFWAYAPDETLSNDELILEKYQGIRPAPGYPAQPDHTEKATLFELLDAEATCGVKLTESFAMWPGSSVSGLYFASPESYYFGVGKIERDQVEDYAARKGMSVAETERWLAPVLNYIPSREDSDKAFAATAANDETSKDLASHPPGCTCAVHLVWQKKRAGAG; encoded by the coding sequence ATGACCGTACCTGTTTCCGCGAAACGTACTGCCCTGCTGAACGCCGCGCGCGAGCGCATTCTCGTGCTCGACGGCGCCATGGGCACGATGATCCAGAACCTGCAGTTCGACGAGGCCGCCTTCCGCGGCGAGCGCTTCAAGGACTTTCATCGCGACCTGCGCGGCAACAACGATCTGTTGATTCTGACCCAGCCGCAGGCAATCGAGGACATCCACGCGGCGTATTTGCGCGCCGGCGCCGACATCGTCGCGACCAACACCTTCTCCACGACGTCGATCGCGCAGGCCGATTACGACCTCACCGACATCGTCTACGAGATGGCGCGCGAAGGCGCCCGCCTCGCCGGCAATGCCGCGCGGCGCGTCGAGGCCGAGGACGGCAAGCCGCGCTTCGTCGCGGGCGCCATCGGCCCGACCAACCGCACCGCCTCGATCTCCCCCGACGTCTCCAATCCCGGCTACCGCGCCGTCACCTTCGACGATCTGCGCAAGTCCTATGGCGAGCAGATCAACGGCATGCTCGACGGCGGCGTCGACCTCTTGCTGGTCGAGACCATCTTCGACACGCTGAACGCCAAGGCGGCGCTCTATGCGATCGCCGAGATCACCGAAGCGCGCGGCATCGACATGCCCGTGATGGTGTCGGGCACCATCACCGACAAATCCGGCCGCCTGCTCTCGGGCCAGATGCCGGAGGCGTTCTGGAATTCGGTGCGACACGCAAAACCCGTCACGATCGGCTTCAACTGCGCGCTCGGCGCCGAAGATCTGCGCGCCCATATCGCCGATATCGGCCGCGTCGCCGACACGCTGGTCTGCGCTTACCCGAACGCCGGCCTGCCCAACGAATTCGGCCAGTATGACGAGACGCCGGAATATATGGCGCGCCTGGTCGGCGAGTTCGCTGCGTCCGGCCTCGTCAACATCGTCGGCGGCTGCTGCGGCACCACGCCGGAGCATATCGCCGCGATCGCAGCTAGCGTCGCCCCGCACAAGCCGCGCATCGTGCCGGAGATCGAACCGCGCCTGCGGCTCTCCGGCCTCGAGCCCTTCATCCTGACCGACGCGATCCCGTTCGTGAACGTCGGCGAGCGCACCAACGTCACCGGCTCGGCCCGTTTCCGCAAGCTGATCACGGCCGGCGACTACACGGCGGCGCTGCAGGTCGCGCGCGACCAGGTCGAGAACGGCGCGCAGATCATCGACGTCAACATGGACGAGGGCCTGCTCGACTCTGAAGCCGCGATGGTGACGTTCCTCAATCTCGTCGCCGCCGAGCCCGATATCGCCCGCGTCCCCGTGATGGTGGACTCCTCCAAGTTCTCGGTGATCGAAGCCGGCCTGAAATGCGTGCAGGGCAAGCCGGTCGTCAACTCGATCTCGATGAAGGAAGGCGAGGAGAAGTTCATCTTTGAGGCCAAGATCGCCCGCCGTCATGGTGCGGCTGTGGTCGTGATGGCGTTCGACGAGGTCGGCCAGGCCGACACGTTCGCGCGCAAGACCGAGATCTGCAAGCGCGCCTACGACATCCTGGTGAACAAGGTCGGCTTCCCGCCCGAGGACATCATCTTCGATCCGAACGTCTTCGCGATCGCGACCGGCATCGAGGAGCACAACAATTACGGCGTCGATTTCATCGAGGCGACGCGCTGGATCCGCCAGAACCTGCCCGGCGCGCATATCTCGGGCGGCGTCTCCAACCTCTCCTTCTCGTTCCGCGGCAACGAGCCGGTGCGCGAGGCCATGCACTCGGTGTTCCTGTATCACGCCATCAAGGCCGGCATGGACATGGGCATCGTCAATGCCGGGCAGATGATCGTCTATGACGACATCGATGCCGAGCTGCGCCAAACTTGCGAAGACGTCGTGCTCAACCGCGACCCGGGCGCGTCCGAGCGCCTGCTGGCACTCGCGGAAAAATTCCGCGGCAACAAGACCCAGACCAAGGAAGCCGATCTCGCCTGGCGCGAATGGCCGGTGGCGAAGCGGCTGTCGCATTCGCTGGTGCATGGGATCACCGAGTTCATCGAGCAGGATACCGAGGAGGCCCGCAAGGCGTCCTCGCGTCCGCTCGACGTGATCGAGGGCCCGCTGATGGCCGGCATGAACGTGGTCGGCGACCTCTTCGGCGACGGCAAGATGTTCCTGCCGCAGGTGGTGAAGTCCGCGCGCGTGATGAAGCAGGCGGTGGCCTGGCTGATGCCGTTCATGGAAGAAGAGAAGGCGCGCAATCTCGCCAACGGCATCGGCACCGAGGGCTCCTCGTCCGCCGGCAAGATCGTGCTCGCGACCGTCAAGGGCGACGTCCACGACATCGGCAAGAACATCGTCGGCATCGTGCTCCAGTGCAACAATTTCGAGGTCATCGACCTCGGCGTGATGGTGCCCGCCGCCAGGATCGTCGAGACCGTGAAGGCGGAGAAGGCCGACATCGTCGGTCTCTCCGGCCTGATCACGCCCTCGCTCGACGAGATGGCGTTCTTCGCCGGCGAATTGCAGCGCGAGGGCCTCAAGCTGCCGCTCCTGATCGGCGGCGCCACCACGAGCCGCGTGCACACCGCAGTCAAGATCGACCCGAGCTATCGGGCCGGCCCCGTCGTGCATGTCAACGACGCCAGCCGCGCCGTCGGCGTTGCGTCCTCGCTGCTCTCGCCCGAGAAGCGCGAAGCCTATGCCGCCGAGGTGCGTGCCGAATACGCAAAAATCTCGGAGGCACATCTGCGCGCGCAGGCCGACAAGAAGCGCCTGAAGCTTGCTGCCGCCCGCGCCAACCGCGTGCCGGTGGACTTTGCCAAGAACAAGCCGGTGAAGCCGACCTTCCTCGGCATCCGCAGCTTCGACGACTATGACCTCACCGAACTGGTCGACTGCATCGACTGGACGCCGTTCTTCCAGACCTGGGAGCTCGCGGGGCGCTTCCCCGCCATCCTCGACGATGCCAAGGTCGGCGAGGTCGCGCGCTCGCTCTATGACGACGCGCGAAAAATGCTCGACACTATCGTCAAGGAAAAGTGGTTCCGGGCGCGCGCGACGATCGGCTTCTGGCCGGCGAACGCGGACGGCGACGATATCGCTGTTTACGCCGACGAGAGCCGGACCAAGAAGATCGCGACGCTGCACACGCTGCGCCAGCAGCTCGAGAAGCGCGAAGGTCGGTTTAATGCCGCGCTCGCCGACTTCGTCGCGCCCGCGGGCGTGCCCGACTATGTCGGTGGCTTCGTCGTCACGGCCGGCATCGGCGAGGATGCGGTCGCCGACCGCTTCAAGATGGCGAATGACGACTACTCCTCGATCCTGTGCAAGGCGCTGGCCGACCGTCTCGCCGAGGCCTTCGCCGAGCGCATGCATTCCCGCGTGCGCCGCGAATTCTGGGCCTACGCGCCGGACGAGACGCTCTCCAACGACGAGCTGATCCTCGAGAAGTATCAGGGCATCCGCCCCGCGCCCGGCTATCCCGCGCAGCCCGACCACACCGAGAAGGCGACGCTGTTCGAGCTGCTCGATGCGGAAGCAACCTGCGGGGTGAAGCTGACCGAGAGCTTTGCGATGTGGCCGGGCTCCTCTGTGTCCGGGCTCTATTTCGCCAGCCCCGAGAGCTATTATTTCGGCGTCGGCAAGATCGAGCGCGACCAGGTCGAGGACTATGCCGCACGCAAGGGCATGAGCGTCGCGGAAACCGAGCGCTGGCTCGCGCCGGTGCTGAACTACATCCCGTCGCGAGAGGACAGCGACAAGGCCTTTGCGGCAACGGCGGCGAATGACGAGACGTCGAAGGATCTCGCCTCGCATCCGCCGGGCTGCACCTGCGCGGTGCACCTGGTCTGGCAGAAGAAGCGCGCTGGCGCGGGATAG
- a CDS encoding glutathione S-transferase family protein, whose protein sequence is MFLIGQYDSPFVRRVAIALRLYGLPFEHRPWSTFGDADKIAPYNPLRRVPTLVLDDGEALIESTVILDYLDELVGEDKAMLPRSGTDRRRHLRICALASGLGDKAVSLLYERVLRKEQLALWVARCQAQIADVLAVLEAERAKVTTPYWLGGRIGHADVAVACVVRFTREAHPQLFDASRYPALAAHGERCEALAPFQEIVQPLAPPKG, encoded by the coding sequence ATGTTCCTGATCGGCCAATATGATTCCCCCTTCGTCCGCCGCGTTGCGATCGCGCTGCGGCTTTACGGCCTTCCCTTCGAGCACCGGCCGTGGTCGACCTTCGGCGACGCCGACAAGATCGCGCCGTACAATCCGCTGCGCCGCGTGCCGACGCTGGTGCTCGACGACGGCGAGGCGCTGATCGAGAGCACGGTGATCCTGGACTATCTCGACGAACTCGTCGGCGAGGACAAGGCGATGCTGCCGCGCAGCGGCACTGATCGGCGCAGGCATTTGCGCATCTGCGCGCTCGCTTCCGGTCTCGGTGACAAGGCGGTGAGCCTGCTCTACGAGCGCGTGCTGCGGAAGGAGCAGCTCGCGTTGTGGGTCGCGCGCTGCCAGGCGCAGATTGCGGACGTGCTCGCCGTGCTCGAGGCCGAGCGCGCCAAGGTGACGACGCCGTACTGGCTGGGCGGTCGGATCGGCCATGCCGACGTTGCGGTTGCCTGCGTCGTCCGCTTCACCCGCGAGGCGCATCCGCAGCTATTCGATGCGTCGCGCTATCCGGCGTTGGCAGCCCACGGCGAGCGCTGCGAGGCATTGGCGCCGTTCCAGGAGATCGTGCAGCCACTGGCCCCGCCGAAGGGGTGA
- a CDS encoding GNAT family N-acetyltransferase, which yields MILPDGYSDVPTGKIAAVVTHLEMTAPPARRDDPPGAWVLRKVDAPALDWYRDLHRRVGEEWLWFSRARMNDTELAAIIHAAGVEVYALAVDGRDEGLLELDFREAGQCELAYFGVTAPLIGTGAARFLMNRALDLAWSRDVRRVWVHTCTLDHPSAVAFYQRSGFRPFRRQIEIADDPRLDGTAPRDAAKHVPVIG from the coding sequence ATGATCCTCCCCGACGGCTATTCGGACGTCCCCACCGGCAAGATCGCCGCCGTCGTCACCCACCTTGAGATGACCGCGCCTCCCGCACGCCGTGACGATCCTCCCGGTGCGTGGGTCCTGCGCAAGGTCGATGCGCCCGCGCTCGACTGGTACCGCGATCTCCACCGCCGCGTCGGCGAGGAATGGCTGTGGTTCTCCCGGGCGCGGATGAACGACACAGAGCTCGCCGCAATCATCCACGCAGCGGGCGTCGAGGTCTATGCACTCGCCGTAGACGGCCGCGACGAAGGCCTGCTGGAGCTGGATTTTCGCGAGGCCGGTCAGTGCGAGCTGGCCTATTTCGGCGTCACCGCGCCTCTGATCGGCACGGGAGCGGCCCGCTTCCTGATGAACCGCGCGCTTGACCTCGCTTGGTCGCGCGACGTCCGCCGCGTCTGGGTGCACACCTGCACGCTCGACCACCCATCCGCCGTCGCCTTCTACCAGCGCTCCGGCTTCCGCCCGTTCCGCCGCCAGATCGAGATCGCCGACGATCCGCGCCTCGACGGCACCGCGCCGCGCGACGCGGCGAAGCATGTGCCTGTTATCGGGTAG
- the glpK gene encoding glycerol kinase GlpK: MSFVLAIDQGTTSSRAIVFRGDISIAAKAQQEFPQHFPASGWVEHEPEDIWTSTVMVCREAIEQAGIAAKDIAAIGITNQRETTVVWDRATGQAVHRAIVWQDRRTADICAKLKADGREPVISQKTGLIIDPYFSGTKVAWILDHVPGARARAARGELMFGTVDCYLLWRLTGGKVHATDATNASRTLLFNIHTGQWDDELLEIIGVPRSMLPEVKDSSARFGESTPDLFGGAIAISGIAGDQQAATIGQACFRPGMMKSTYGTGCFALLNTGTTPVVSKNKLLTTVAYQLDGKRTYALEGSIFVAGSAVQWLRDGLGIIKHAAETGPLADQSDSMQSVYLVPAFVGMGAPYWNPRVRGALFGLTRNTGPAELAHAALESVCYQTFDLWAAMRADWPSSETASVVLRVDGGMTASDWTMQRLADLLDAPVDRPVIQETTALGAAYLAGLQAGVYPEPTKFADNWRLEHRFKPNMSQATRERKLAGWARAVKGVLASDEGEG, translated from the coding sequence ATGTCTTTCGTCCTCGCCATCGACCAGGGCACCACCTCCTCGCGCGCGATCGTGTTTCGCGGCGACATATCCATCGCGGCGAAGGCGCAGCAGGAGTTTCCGCAGCATTTCCCGGCCTCGGGCTGGGTCGAGCACGAGCCCGAGGACATCTGGACCTCGACGGTGATGGTCTGCCGCGAGGCGATCGAGCAGGCCGGCATCGCCGCGAAGGACATCGCGGCGATCGGCATCACCAACCAGCGCGAGACCACCGTGGTGTGGGACCGCGCCACCGGGCAGGCCGTGCACCGCGCCATCGTCTGGCAGGACCGCCGCACCGCCGACATCTGCGCCAAGCTCAAGGCCGATGGCCGCGAGCCCGTGATCTCGCAGAAGACCGGCCTGATCATCGATCCCTATTTCTCCGGCACCAAGGTCGCCTGGATCCTCGACCACGTCCCCGGCGCGCGGGCGCGCGCGGCGCGCGGCGAGCTGATGTTCGGCACGGTCGATTGCTACCTGCTCTGGCGCCTCACCGGCGGCAAGGTGCACGCCACCGACGCCACCAATGCCTCGCGCACGCTGCTGTTCAACATCCACACGGGACAGTGGGACGACGAACTGCTGGAGATCATCGGCGTGCCGCGCTCGATGCTGCCAGAGGTGAAGGATTCCTCTGCCCGCTTCGGCGAGAGCACGCCCGATCTGTTCGGCGGCGCGATCGCGATCTCAGGCATCGCCGGCGACCAGCAGGCCGCCACCATCGGCCAGGCCTGTTTCCGCCCGGGCATGATGAAGTCCACCTACGGCACCGGCTGCTTTGCCTTGCTCAACACCGGCACCACGCCGGTCGTGTCGAAGAACAAGCTGCTCACGACGGTCGCCTATCAGCTCGACGGAAAGCGCACTTACGCGCTCGAAGGCTCGATCTTCGTTGCCGGCTCAGCGGTGCAATGGCTGCGCGACGGCCTCGGCATCATCAAGCACGCCGCCGAGACCGGACCTCTGGCGGATCAGTCGGACTCCATGCAGAGCGTCTATCTCGTCCCCGCCTTCGTCGGCATGGGCGCGCCCTATTGGAATCCGCGCGTCCGCGGCGCGCTGTTCGGCCTCACCCGCAACACCGGCCCCGCCGAACTCGCCCATGCCGCACTCGAAAGCGTCTGTTACCAGACGTTCGACCTTTGGGCCGCGATGCGCGCCGACTGGCCAAGCTCGGAGACCGCCAGCGTCGTGCTCCGCGTCGACGGCGGCATGACGGCATCGGACTGGACCATGCAGCGCCTCGCAGATTTGCTGGACGCGCCGGTCGATCGCCCCGTGATCCAGGAGACGACAGCGCTGGGCGCCGCCTACCTCGCTGGCCTCCAGGCCGGCGTCTATCCCGAGCCCACAAAGTTCGCCGACAATTGGCGCCTCGAGCACCGCTTCAAGCCGAACATGAGCCAGGCCACGCGCGAGCGAAAGCTCGCGGGGTGGGCGCGCGCGGTGAAGGGCGTGCTGGCGAGCGACGAGGGGGAGGGGTAG
- a CDS encoding endonuclease domain-containing protein gives MRRAAAKRLRANATPHERILWRALKGLPMDGSHFRRQAPIGPYVVDFFCPAKRLIIELDGGHHNEDDTAARDLERQRWLENEGYRVIRFWNSEIGSDLTAVLERIYVELYGSREAEITPLKHRRT, from the coding sequence ATCCGACGCGCCGCCGCGAAGAGGCTTAGGGCGAACGCGACGCCGCACGAGCGGATACTATGGCGTGCGCTCAAAGGCCTCCCGATGGACGGATCGCACTTCCGCCGACAAGCGCCGATCGGCCCCTACGTCGTTGACTTCTTCTGTCCGGCCAAGCGGCTCATCATCGAGCTCGATGGCGGGCATCACAACGAAGACGATACGGCTGCCCGCGACCTCGAGCGCCAACGCTGGCTCGAGAACGAAGGCTACCGCGTCATCCGCTTCTGGAATTCTGAGATCGGGAGCGACCTGACCGCCGTACTCGAACGCATCTATGTCGAGTTGTACGGATCGCGTGAAGCTGAAATCACACCTTTGAAGCACCGTCGCACGTAG